Proteins co-encoded in one Candidatus Poribacteria bacterium genomic window:
- a CDS encoding DEAD/DEAH box helicase family protein, which translates to MELKVYQQNALDAFTRWLEALSEAENTSKTAIEALKQAGVDSIPAELHNYPQNAWQNLKQNDGVAPTAGDYVTRTDDAKRPIPHICFKVPTGGGKTLLAASALERLHRQRGLTLWIVPTRAIYAQTKKALWDKEHPYRKMLERASAGKVKMLEKDDPFNRDDIANYLCVMLLMLPAANRQKGKEFLRMFKDTGKYPSFFPDSDDIFGDTRMRNEYPDLECKSEAEGGVVKQSLFNVFKMLRPIIVLDEAHKAYGAKRQKANEEFARSINRLDPQMIIELSATPNRGISNLLVDIDGTALKQEEMIKLPVQVKSNFRKNAETTSWRDDWQYTLQQAVDELEQLNKEAEALENTTNRYIRPIAVVRVERTGKDQQDGERIHAEDARAYLTRLGIPPEAIRVKSAENDELQDEDLLSKMSQVRWIITKAALMEGWDCPFAYLLVMLDNTQAQKAITQLVGRVMRQPHAQLTGRKALDQCYVYCNNTDVAVAVEQVKKGLESEGLTGLGDEVIGAADTQELLDLRTQTVKRRARFRGQEIYLPMVLHKNGDEWIQLNYQSHILPHIKWAAIQAPDLKASAPDTMIWQSAAVDVGDAPPVYHPDQEPYIDKTVGISDFARRLSDLLPNPWRAARIAAQMRESLRQNGETEEDIYDRRSYLVHALREHVKREVEQQAEQIFRKKLEKGEIKFDLETGEPNYKLRDQYEIEVRANDRPLTRYGNPVQLSLFEPVFEQHFDNEFEKKFAYYLDERRALQWWHRIAVRQRGEYYVQGWKQGRIYPDFVAMTSEFGDVTRVLIFETKGEHLGGNLDTEYKKKVLKTLEDTFNNVGTMCVREGTTREGIFQLVFNEREFPEITARLGEQNFTEMDN; encoded by the coding sequence ATGGAATTAAAAGTATATCAACAGAACGCATTGGACGCTTTCACCCGCTGGTTAGAGGCACTATCTGAGGCTGAAAATACTTCAAAAACCGCTATAGAGGCACTGAAACAAGCAGGTGTTGATAGTATTCCCGCCGAGTTGCATAATTACCCCCAAAATGCATGGCAGAATTTGAAACAGAACGACGGCGTTGCCCCAACTGCCGGCGACTACGTTACACGCACCGACGACGCAAAACGTCCCATTCCACATATCTGTTTTAAAGTCCCAACGGGTGGCGGGAAAACCCTGCTCGCAGCATCCGCTTTGGAACGTCTCCATCGGCAACGTGGGCTAACACTATGGATTGTGCCGACGAGAGCAATCTATGCACAAACCAAAAAAGCTTTATGGGACAAAGAACACCCTTACCGTAAAATGTTGGAGCGCGCCAGTGCCGGTAAAGTCAAAATGCTCGAAAAGGATGACCCTTTCAATAGAGACGATATTGCCAATTACCTCTGTGTTATGCTGCTGATGTTGCCAGCGGCGAATCGACAAAAAGGCAAGGAATTCCTCCGGATGTTCAAAGACACCGGAAAATATCCCAGTTTTTTCCCCGACAGTGACGACATTTTCGGCGACACTCGCATGCGAAATGAATATCCCGATCTGGAGTGTAAAAGTGAAGCGGAAGGTGGAGTCGTTAAACAGAGTTTGTTTAATGTGTTTAAAATGCTCCGTCCTATTATTGTTTTAGACGAAGCACATAAAGCGTATGGCGCGAAAAGACAGAAAGCAAACGAAGAATTTGCCCGCTCTATCAACCGCCTCGATCCCCAAATGATAATAGAACTCTCTGCTACACCCAACCGTGGCATCAGCAATCTACTCGTTGATATTGACGGAACCGCCCTAAAACAGGAGGAGATGATTAAGTTACCCGTACAAGTGAAATCCAATTTCAGGAAAAATGCGGAAACGACTTCTTGGCGGGACGATTGGCAATACACTTTGCAGCAGGCAGTTGACGAACTTGAACAACTCAATAAAGAAGCAGAGGCACTTGAAAACACCACCAACCGATATATCCGACCCATCGCCGTTGTCCGAGTCGAGCGGACAGGCAAGGATCAGCAAGATGGTGAGCGTATCCATGCCGAAGACGCGCGCGCCTATCTTACACGCTTAGGTATACCACCGGAGGCGATCCGCGTCAAATCCGCCGAAAATGATGAACTTCAAGACGAAGATCTGCTTTCTAAAATGTCCCAGGTCCGTTGGATCATCACAAAAGCCGCACTCATGGAAGGATGGGATTGCCCCTTCGCTTACCTCTTGGTCATGTTGGACAATACACAAGCGCAAAAAGCAATCACACAACTTGTAGGACGTGTGATGCGGCAACCGCATGCCCAACTCACCGGACGAAAAGCATTGGATCAATGTTATGTCTATTGCAATAACACAGATGTCGCTGTCGCCGTCGAGCAAGTCAAGAAAGGTTTAGAATCCGAAGGTCTCACCGGTTTAGGCGATGAGGTCATTGGTGCTGCAGATACACAGGAACTCCTCGATTTACGCACACAAACCGTGAAACGCCGAGCGCGATTTCGAGGTCAGGAGATCTATTTGCCGATGGTGCTCCATAAGAATGGGGACGAGTGGATTCAACTCAATTATCAATCTCATATTCTACCCCATATAAAGTGGGCAGCAATTCAAGCACCCGATCTGAAGGCTTCTGCACCCGATACGATGATATGGCAATCTGCAGCCGTTGACGTTGGAGACGCACCGCCTGTCTACCATCCCGATCAGGAACCCTATATTGACAAAACAGTCGGCATCTCCGATTTTGCGCGCCGTCTTTCAGACCTTTTGCCGAATCCCTGGCGAGCGGCTCGTATTGCAGCGCAGATGCGCGAAAGCCTTAGACAAAACGGCGAAACCGAAGAAGATATTTACGATAGGCGTTCTTATCTCGTCCATGCCCTGCGGGAGCATGTAAAGCGTGAAGTCGAACAGCAAGCAGAGCAGATCTTTCGTAAAAAATTAGAGAAAGGTGAAATCAAATTTGACTTAGAGACAGGAGAGCCGAATTATAAACTCCGAGACCAGTATGAAATAGAGGTCAGAGCCAACGATAGACCGCTCACAAGGTATGGGAACCCTGTTCAACTCAGCCTCTTTGAACCCGTGTTTGAACAACATTTTGATAACGAATTTGAAAAGAAATTTGCCTATTATCTTGATGAACGGCGCGCACTACAATGGTGGCATCGAATCGCTGTTCGTCAACGCGGTGAGTATTACGTGCAGGGTTGGAAACAGGGACGTATCTACCCGGATTTCGTTGCAATGACGAGTGAATTTGGTGACGTAACACGCGTCCTGATTTTCGAGACAAAGGGTGAGCATCTTGGCGGCAACCTTGATACCGAATATAAGAAAAAGGTCTTGAAGACTCTTGAAGATACATTCAATAACGTCGGTACCATGTGTGTCCGTGAAGGAACAACACGCGAAGGTATCTTTCAGCTTGTATTTAACGAGCGGGAGTTTCCAGAAATCACGGCGCGTCTCGGGGAACAGAACTTTACGGAGATGGATAACTAA